CAGCAGGGCTTCGCCCGCCCCCTTGACGCCCTCGGCATATTGGCGCTGGGTTTCCTCCAAGGGGGTGTCCAGCAACAAACCGGTCAGCCCGATCACTCCGTTCATCGGTGTCCGGATCTCATGGCTCATGGTCGCAAGGAACTCCGACTTCAAGCGGCTGGCTTCCTCGGCGGCTTCCCTGGCGGTGACCAACTCGGCCTGGGCGATCCTGCGTTCCGTGATGTCCTGGGCGATCGTGGCGACTCCGCGGATGCCGCCGGTTCCGCGGATCGGGGACATTGTCAGCGAGACCGGAACGATGGAACCGTCGATGCGGACCCGTTCTGTTTCGTAGCTGTGGGTTTCCCCGCCGGCCCTGATGGCTGCCAAGAGTTCTTTTTCCTCGTCCTCAAGTTCGTCCGGAATGATGAAGGAAACATGCCTGCCGATTGCCTGCGCGGCGCTGTATCCGTAGATCCGTTCGGCTCCGGGGTTCCAGCTGGTGATGACACCGTCAAGGGTCTTGCCCACGATGGCATCCGCCGAGGAGTTGACGATGGCGCCCAAGCCTTCGAGTTCCGCCGTGCGCTCGGCAACTTTGGATTCGAGATCCCGCGTGAGGTTGATGTTCTCCAGGATCATGAGGATCTGGCGCGTGACTGCGAGGGCCAACACCGTAAGTCCCACGCTCTGGAGGAAGGGGTCGCTGGGACGCCCGACGCGTATGGGCGCCACCATGACGGCACCGAAGACGGGGACGTAGGGGAGGAGCTCCAACGCCAGGGTGTAGAGGCGCCGCTCCGTCCGGGGACGCGGGGCATAGGGGACCAGCGGGGCGAGGGCGATCAGCAGGAAAGCCACGATCCAGCCGGCCGCCAGGGGTGTTCCGGTGAGCCCAGTGATGTTGTCGGAGGTGAGCTTCACATAGGTACTGTCAGTGATCGCCAGGACGAGGAGCCCGCCACCCAGGCAGACCCACCTAAGGCGCTCCCCGGGTGCCCTCCGCATGGTGAGCATGAGGACAATGGAAACCATCACGATATCGGCAACGGGATAGGCCAGGCCGGTGAGGTGGACGAGGGTTTCCTGCCCTTCGGCCTTGTACATGGAACCAAGCACGGTGGCCCAACTGATGAACAGCACGGCGGAGGCGATCACTGCCGAATCCAGGAGTGCGCGCACGAAAGCAACCCGGGAAACCCGGGGCCGCGGGAACAAGTAGAGGGCAATCGCGGCCGGGATCGAATAGCCGACAAAAGCGGCGTCGGCCACGGAGGGGTAGGGATAGTCATGGTCGAGCGTCAACCCAAAGAAGGTCCAGATTGCTTGGCCGATGGTCCAGATCAGCGTGGCAATAGCCATGACCCGCCACGCACGGGAGCTTTCGTCTTTGCGCCGTGCTGCCCGGGCACAACTGACTGTGGCGAGCAGCGCGGCTGCCAGGATGGCGACGTCCCCGGCTGACTGCGCCGCGGACGTCCCTTGGTTTGCCGCGAGGACTATCGCCAGGACGGCCACCGCCGCAGCGGTGACGACAACTGTCCAAGCCAGGGTGGGCCTGTGCAGGCTGTGGCCGCTCATGCCGACTCCCGGGTTGCGACGGCAGGGACGCCAGGGGGAAAACCGGGCAGGACATCATCGGGAGTATGGAAAAGCCAGAGTGCGAGGCCTCGATACGCGCTCCAGTCGCCGTCCCGAACCCGTAGAGACGCCGTGCGGCCTTCCCTCGACGTGGACCAGACCCGAACGATGTCCAGAGCAATCGGTGCAGCCCCAGGCAGCGCGAGGTGAACTCGACCGGCCTCGGGCAGCGCGTCGGCCTGCACTTGAACTGCGGCGCCTCCCATGGAGACGTCAAGCAGTTCTCCTGCGACGCCCTCGATCGTCACCGGAACCTTGACTATCACCCTGTGGGCGCTCCTGCGTGATGTGGCGAATTCGGCGGCCCTGATCCGGAGTGTTCCCAGCACCAAGACAACCCCGGCCAGCACCAACCAGACTCCGGCGGCAATCGTGGAGCCCGGACTTGTCCGCCACGGCACCCAGCCGAAGACTCCGGCGGTCGCATAGAGAATAATCGCGGACACAATCACGATCAGCACAATGAGTATCCGCGGGGCCCGTCCGCGGAGTCGAAGTTCCGCAGCGCCTTTCGGGGTGACCTGGAACTCCAAGGACTTACGGGAAACGAGCCACCAAAGGCAAGCCATCCCCACAGGAACCCGGAAAATCCGCAGGGCGAACGCCGTCGGCCAGTGGATCTGGTGGCGCATGAGTCTCTTCGCCCCCCACAAACGGACCCAGAACATGGCTGCGAAGGCCAGGGTGAATTCCACCGGCCCGGCGGTGGAGGTCTGGGCACCGGAGACCATGACGGCCATCGGAATGATGAAGGCAATCAAAGTGGCAATGCCCTCCAGCCACCATAAAGTCCCGTTGATGTACTCGTGGAAGTTTCGCCAGGTCATCCAGCTCTTGGCAGCCCAGAGGCGCTCGTACGTCAGGATCTGCATCGCGCCCATGCCCCAGCGTCGGCGCTGCAGCAGGTACTGATCCGCGGTCGCCGGGGCCAGGCCCACAGCCAGGGTCTGGTGGTGGTAGACGGTCTTCCATCCTCGCCGGATGAGCTTGAGGGTCGTGTGCATGTCCTCGGTGATCGTCTCGGTGGCCACTCCGCCTACCTCGCGAAGCGCATTCATGCGGAGCAGCGAGGTTGAGCCGCACCAGAACGGCCCCGCGCCGGGAACGTTGCGCGAAGGCATCAGGACGTTGAAGAACAAGCCCTGTTCGCCTGAGATGCCGTCGTCGTCGAAGGCTCCGGAGTTGTAGAACGCTTGCGGGCCCTGGATGAGGGCAATCTTTTCGTCGGCGAACCAGCCCAGGGTGGCTGTCAGGAACGTCGGCAGCGGTACGTGGTCGCAGTCCAGCACGGCAATGATGTCTATTGCGTCCTTGCCGGCCGCTTCCTCCGCGGCCATCAGTTCCAATGCGTGGTTCATGTTGCCCGCCTTGGCATGGTCATGCTCGACGCGGGTCACGACCCTTGCACCGAAGGATGCGCACATCTCCGCAACCCACGGGCGGCTACCGTCATCGAGCACCCACGTTTCGTGGCTCGGTTGAAGCGCGCAAGCCGCGGCGATGGTGGGGGCAAGGACCTCTACCGGTTCGTTGTACGTCGGGATCAGTACCGCGACCTTCATGCCATTGGGAGCTTCGGCAACCGGCTCGGGCGCATAACAGTCGATGTTCCACAGTGTGATGGACTTCAGGACCAGCCCTATCATCGGAAGGGCCTCAAACGTCACCAGTGTCCACGCGATGACAAGATCCCCGCCGCCAAGCGGCATGGTAAATGCGATCCGCCACGTCAGGTAGAGAAACAATGCTGCGATCGCAGCTATCCCGCCGGTCCTGGCCATTCTGCGGGAACGCGGAGCCTCGGGCGCAGGAGAACCCAGTTGCGCCGCCCAGCCGGCGATTCCCGCCGTCGAGTAGGCCTTGACCTCCACAGGAGTGTCACGGAACTGCGTCGGTTCCTCGCGGACTTCCGCGCCGGATTCCCCGCCGACGTCTCCCCGGGCGCGTCGGCGTTGTTCAAGAGATTGCATGCGATCCCCCAGCTGGATCTGACAATGCAGCCTGTATCAAGTTAAAACAAACTGTGCGATCACTATAGCCAGTTCCCGCCGGATTTTCATGGGGAAACAGGGAAGTTCAGGCAGTGTCACCCGCAGCATTGTCCCGGTGCGCGGAGGCCTTACTTTTTTGCGAGCAGGGGGAGGACATGGTCCGTCAGGAGTGGAGCCAAATCGTCCGGAAGTTCAGCTGAGAGATCCAACCAGCGGATCTCTGCGATTTCGGCTGAAGGATGGGCCTCCCACGTGCCCGGTGCGGTGAAGACAGTGGCTTCGATGTCCGTGGCGGCCTCGTTGGCGGCGACGGCGAGCCAGCTCCCCAAGGGCTCCAGATCGGCCGGGTCGACGTCGATTCCGACTTCCTCGGCCAGCTCGCGGGATGCCGTCTCCGCCGCGGTTTCACCTGGTTCAGGCTTGCCGCCGGGGTGCATGAACTTGTCGGTGCCGCGCTTGCGCACCGTCAGAAGCCGTCCGGCGTCGTCGTACACGCAGACCGCGCTGACGACTATCAGGTCCTTGGCTGGATGGTTGTGGGTCATTGCTCTCCTGAGCCGGGATTCGAGCAGCAAATCCTTGGCTGGTCCGTGGACGTCCCAGGCGTAGCTGAAAGCATCCGGCCCGCCCCAGAGGTAATTGACTTTGTAGTCATCGGGATCGCACCAGTGGCTGTCCTCGTTGGCGTGGTCGCGGAAGCTCATGCGGTGGAACGGTTTCCCGTCCGGGAAGAAGACATCCAGGGCGGCGGGAGAGTCAGAGGGGCGCAGGAGGTATTCGCGGAAGGCCGGACCCGTGTGGGTGGGCCAGGTCATGGTGCCGTCCTCGCGAAGGAGGAGCCCGCCGTCGGGCGTTCCTGAATAGCGCACGACGCCGGTGAACGTACCACGGGTGCCGCCCGCCCGGTCCCACAAGGATCGTTCCACGGTCCAGCTGCCCAGCAGGTAGGCCCGCAGGTCTTGCGTCGGAGACGATTCGCGCAGCTGGTCATTCAAGTGCCCTCGATTGGAATCGAACCAACGACACCGGCTTTAGGAGAGCCGTGCTCTATCCACTGAGCTACGAGGGCCTGTGCGCGTGCTGGAGGCTCCTGGGAGCCGCTCGCCGGGCACGCATACAAGCATACAAGCTGCCGGGGCAGCCCTCGAACACCGACGCAGCAACACAGGCACGGTGGCGACAGAGGCGGCCGGCACGTCG
This genomic interval from Arthrobacter sp. FW306-2-2C-D06B contains the following:
- a CDS encoding glycosyltransferase family 2 protein, which translates into the protein MQSLEQRRRARGDVGGESGAEVREEPTQFRDTPVEVKAYSTAGIAGWAAQLGSPAPEAPRSRRMARTGGIAAIAALFLYLTWRIAFTMPLGGGDLVIAWTLVTFEALPMIGLVLKSITLWNIDCYAPEPVAEAPNGMKVAVLIPTYNEPVEVLAPTIAAACALQPSHETWVLDDGSRPWVAEMCASFGARVVTRVEHDHAKAGNMNHALELMAAEEAAGKDAIDIIAVLDCDHVPLPTFLTATLGWFADEKIALIQGPQAFYNSGAFDDDGISGEQGLFFNVLMPSRNVPGAGPFWCGSTSLLRMNALREVGGVATETITEDMHTTLKLIRRGWKTVYHHQTLAVGLAPATADQYLLQRRRWGMGAMQILTYERLWAAKSWMTWRNFHEYINGTLWWLEGIATLIAFIIPMAVMVSGAQTSTAGPVEFTLAFAAMFWVRLWGAKRLMRHQIHWPTAFALRIFRVPVGMACLWWLVSRKSLEFQVTPKGAAELRLRGRAPRILIVLIVIVSAIILYATAGVFGWVPWRTSPGSTIAAGVWLVLAGVVLVLGTLRIRAAEFATSRRSAHRVIVKVPVTIEGVAGELLDVSMGGAAVQVQADALPEAGRVHLALPGAAPIALDIVRVWSTSREGRTASLRVRDGDWSAYRGLALWLFHTPDDVLPGFPPGVPAVATRESA
- a CDS encoding NUDIX hydrolase encodes the protein MTHNHPAKDLIVVSAVCVYDDAGRLLTVRKRGTDKFMHPGGKPEPGETAAETASRELAEEVGIDVDPADLEPLGSWLAVAANEAATDIEATVFTAPGTWEAHPSAEIAEIRWLDLSAELPDDLAPLLTDHVLPLLAKK